In the genome of Arenicella chitinivorans, the window TCGTGCCGTCGTTGCCACGTGAAGCGAATGGCAAGTTGCCGAAAACAAATCTGCTTACGTTGTACGACAGCCTCAAGCGCACGCAGTAAGATTTAGCTTCCGTTGCTATCCAGTTGGGTGCGTTTGATCAGTTTGGCGTTGACGATAAACCGCTGGGGCGCTTTGCCAACAAAATAAAATGGGTAGCAAGTCACCAGGGTGAGTTCGGCGGCTTGAGTGGACGCCAGTACATGCACGTCCTCAGGTTGGACGATACTTAACTCAACGACGCGATAGCGGCGGTCTTCGGTCAGCGTAGCGAGTTCGATTTCATCGCCCACTTTGATATCTTTCAGGCCACGAAAAAAGCCATCTCGGTGCGCTGCAATGCCAATATTCCCACGGGTGGAATCAAGCGCCGCAGTGCCCAGTATCCACCCAGCACCGCGGTCTAATTGTGGGTGATCTGTGCCCTGGTAGATCGGCGCCGCAACGCCTACTGACGGAATTTCAATTGCTGCAACAAGCGAGGGTGTGTTCATGCCAGCGTCAACAAAAGCGCGCTTGCGCTGTGGCGACCACAGGGCCATATCTGGTTGCGCTGAACCCAGTTTTCGGGTGGCTCGAATCTCGGCGTGAGCATCTGGCGTGGATGTATTTATATGGGGTTTAGTGCGTGTTGCGCTTTGTGCTTGGTGGATGTCCAGCGCGCGTTGCTGTTTAAAGCTGGCAACAGTGTGTTCACTATTCCAGCGATGAGAATAGGCTATACCGAATTTAAGCAAGGCGAGGGTTGCCAGTATCAGCAACCCTCGTTCTAGATAACGCAGCATGGTGTTATGAAATGCGACGAAAAGTCATCAAACCACCCGCAAGCATCAGTGCGGCTAGACCAGCGATCAACCATGCAAACTGATTTGATGCAGTGGCAGGTAGGACCATGGGCGCTAGCGCAACGGGATCCGAACTCTGTTGCATGGCTTCGCGCGTATCAGCACCAGTTTCTTGCGTGGCTTGGCCGTCTTGGACTAATACAAAACCTTGTACGGTTTCTTGATATTTGAAGTTTGCCGTATCGCCAATTAATAAATCTTCGATTTCAACGAACTTACCGTTGCGGCTAATTGTCACACCGGCCGGTACGTTGATGGTGCGACGGTTTTTTTTGCCCTCAGGGCGAATCGTAATGGTGCGTTTTGCAGGGCGTGTCCCAACTACTTCACCTGAGATTGTGTAGTGGTCTTCAAACTCAATCGGAATGATCTCCACCGTTGCCTCTGTGTTGTCAGTGGCAAAGCTGCCCAGTTCACGGCCCTGGTCC includes:
- a CDS encoding class D sortase, whose protein sequence is MLRYLERGLLILATLALLKFGIAYSHRWNSEHTVASFKQQRALDIHQAQSATRTKPHINTSTPDAHAEIRATRKLGSAQPDMALWSPQRKRAFVDAGMNTPSLVAAIEIPSVGVAAPIYQGTDHPQLDRGAGWILGTAALDSTRGNIGIAAHRDGFFRGLKDIKVGDEIELATLTEDRRYRVVELSIVQPEDVHVLASTQAAELTLVTCYPFYFVGKAPQRFIVNAKLIKRTQLDSNGS
- a CDS encoding LPXTG cell wall anchor domain-containing protein — protein: MKHITRLAISLLLVVLAGIAHAQQTTTSGVVVSTNDAYQTITVRDDATGQRNTYFVGNTTELKSNTGPIDFSDIRRGQVVDLVFDDTDQGRELGSFATDNTEATVEIIPIEFEDHYTISGEVVGTRPAKRTITIRPEGKKNRRTINVPAGVTISRNGKFVEIEDLLIGDTANFKYQETVQGFVLVQDGQATQETGADTREAMQQSSDPVALAPMVLPATASNQFAWLIAGLAALMLAGGLMTFRRIS